One stretch of Gouania willdenowi chromosome 16, fGouWil2.1, whole genome shotgun sequence DNA includes these proteins:
- the ubr5 gene encoding E3 ubiquitin-protein ligase UBR5 isoform X7 has translation MTSIHFVVHPLPGTEDQLNDRLREVSEKLNKYSFNSHPHLSLLEQATLKQCVVGPNHAGFLLEDGRVCRISFAVQPDRLELNKPDSSDGSKLSSGSGTGRSSRPGRTSDPPWFLSGSDTLGRLAGNTLGSRWSSGVNGSSGGGGSGSGGGAGGGGTGGGSSSGGGASGGGGGGGTSGRSSAAARDSRRQTRVIRTGRDRGSGLLGSQPQPVIPASVIPEELITQAQVVLQGKSRSVIIRELQRTNLDVNLAVNNLLSRDDEDGDDGDDTASESYLPGEDLMSLLDADIHSAHPSVIIDADAMFSEDISYFGYPSFRRSSLSRLGSSRVLLLPLERDSELLRERESVLRLRERRWLDGASFDTERGSTSRDGEANLDKKSIPLQSPVSLGEELQWWPEKDGVKFVSIGAMFSELVAVSSKGELYQWKWSEPEPYRNQQNPSIHHPRASFLGLVNEKITFLSANSIRATVATETNKVATWVDDTLSTVASKLEHSAQYFSELQGERMVSLHCCALYTCAQLENSLYWWGVVPFSQRKKMLEKARAKNKKPKSGAGISSIPNITVGTQVCLRNNPLYHAGAVAFSVSAGIPKVGVLLESVWNMNDSCRFQLRSPESLKNMEKTTKTQEIKTESKPELVKTEMGPPPSPASTCSDTSSIASSASLPYKRRRSTPAPKEEEKVNEEQWPLREVVFVEDVKNVPVGKVLKVDGAYVAVKFPGTSSNMSNQSTATPPDSDPSSLLQDCRLLRIDELQVVKTGGTPKVPDCFQRTPKKLCIPEKAEILAVNVDSKGVHAVLKTGNWVRYCIFDLASGKAEQENNFPTSNLAFLGQSERNVAIFTAGQESPIILRDGNGTIYPMAKDCMGGIRDPDWLDLPPINSLGMGVHSLVNLPSNSAIKKKAAIIIMAVEKQTLMQHVLRCDYEACRQYLVNLEQAFLLDQVSQALGALLGHRCDGNRNILHAAVSVCFPVSNKETKEEEEAERSERNTFAERLSAVEAIANAISVVSSNSSGNRTGSSSSRGLRLREMMRRSLRAAGLGRHESGASSSDHQDPVSPPIAPPSWVPDPPPMDPDGDIDFILAPAVGSLTTASTGTSQGPSTSTIPGPSTEPSVVESKDRKANAHLILKLMCDSVVLRPHLRELLSAKDARGMTPFMLAVSGRAYPAAITVLEAAQKMTKAGDPAISEKEDADSVFMEMICPSGTNPDDSPLYVLCCNDTCSFTWTGAEHINQDIFECRTCGLLESLCCCTECARVCHKGHDCKLKRTSPTAYCDCWEKCKCKTLIAGQKAARLDLLYRLLTTTNLVTTPNSRGEHILLFLVQTVARQSVEHCQYRPPRIREDRNRKAANAEDSDMPDHDLEPPRFAQLALERVLQDWNALKSMIMFGSQENKDPLSASSRIAHLLPEEQVYLNQQSGTIRLDCFTHCLIVKCAPDITFIDTLLGTLVKELQNKYTPGRREEAVNVTRRFLRSVARVFVILSVEMASSKKKNNFIPQPIGKCRRVFQALLPYAVEELCNVAESLIVPVRMGIARPTAPFTLASTSIDAVQGSEELFSVEPLPPRPSPDQSSRNPQPRRSSQSQPVRGRDEEQDDIVSADVEEVEVVEGVAGEEDHHDDQEEQGEENAEAEGQHDEHDEDGSDMELDLLAAAETESDSESNHSNQDNASGRRSVVTAATAGSEAGASSVPAFFSEDDSQSNDSSDSDSSSSQSDDVDHETFLLDEPLERTTSAAHANSAAQAPRSMQWAVRNTPSQRATGSAPSSSSTPAASSTGLIYIDPTNLRRSSAISSSAAAAAAALEANNSSSYLTSASSLARAYSIVIRQISDLMSLIPKYNHLVYSQYPAAVKLTYQDAVNLQNYVEEKLIPTWNWMVSIMDSTEAQLRYGSALSSAGDPGHPSHPLHASQHSARRERMTAREEANLRTLEGRRRAATLLTARQGMMSARGDFLNYALSLMRSHNDEHSDVLPVLDVCSLKHVAYVFQALIYWIKAMNQQTTLDTPQMDRKRNREILELGLDNEDSEHENDEDTNQSSTLQDKDEDCVPSETGQSHPFFRRSDSMTFLGCIPPNPFDVPLAEAIPLADQPHLLQPNARKEDLFGRPSQGLYSSSYMATKGLAEPSVDRNCLEVNMGSSLPPPSQILPTKMSYSANLKNVMSMESGQRSTVNQLSTEQEMDSSKPGPSPHDLAAQLKSSLLAEIGLTESDGPPLPSFRPHCSFMGMMISHDMLLGRWRLSLELFGRVFMEDVGAEPGSILTELGGFEVKESKFRREMEKLRNLQSRDLALEVDRDRDQLIQQTMRQLNTHFGRRCTTTPMAVHRVKVTFKDEPGEGSGVARSFYTAIALALLSNDKLPNLDCVQSVSKGMQASSTCHHDYHSNLMQRLRNRDRERERRSGGLRAGSRRDRDRDSRRQLSIDTRPFRPSSEGNPSDEPDPLPVHRQALGERLYPRVHAMQPAFASKITGMLLELSPAQLLLLLASEDSLRARVEEAMELLIAHGRENGADSILDLGLPEAPEKAQQQENRKRHGSTRSVVDMELDDPDDGDDNAPLFYQPGKRGFYSPRPGKNTEARLNCFRNIGRILGLCLLQNELCPITLNRHVIKVLLGRKVNWHDFAFFDPVMYESLRQLIRHSQAGEADAVFAAMDLAFAIDLCKEEGAGQVELLSGGVNMPVTPLNVYEYVRKYAEHRMLVVAEQPLHAMRKGLLDVLPKNALEDLTAEDFRLLVNGCGEVNVQMLISFTSFNDESGENADKLLQFKRWFWSIVEKMSMTERQDLVYFWTSSPSLPASEEGFQPMPSITIRPPDDQHLPTANTCISRLYVPLYSSKQILKQKLLLAIKTKNFGFV, from the exons ATGACATCCATACACTTCGTGGTTCACCCGTTACCCGGGACCGAGGATCAGCTCAATGACAG GCTCCGTGAGGTGTCAGAGAAACTCAACAAATATAGTTTTAACAG tcatcCTCATCTAAGTCTGTTGGAGCAGGCCACTCTGAAACAGTGTGTTGTGGGGCCAAACCATGCTGGATTTCTTCTTGAG GATGGACGTGTGTGCAGAATTAGCTTTGCTGTTCAGCCTGATCGCTTGGAGCTCAACAAGCCGGATAGCAGTGATGG TTCAAAGTTGAGCAGTGGTTCAGGGACAGGAAGGAGCTCCAGGCCAGGCAGGACTAGTGATCCCCCCTGGTTCCTGTCTGGTTCTGACACACTGGGCAGACTGGCAGGCAACACCCTTGG GAGTCGCTGGAGCTCTGGTGTGAATGGAAGCAGTGGTGGAGGTGGCAGTGggagtggaggaggagcaggaggagggggCACTGGAGGGGGCAGCAGCAGTGGAGGAGGGGCGAGTGGAGGAGGTGGGGGCGGAGGCACGTCAGGAAGGTCATCAGCTGCTGCTCGTGATTCCCGTAGACAGACGAGGGTGATTCGAACAGGAAGGGATCGAGGCTCAGGCCTTTTGGGTAGCCAGCCTCAGCCAGTCATACCAGCTTCTGTCATCCCAGAGGAGCTTATTACTCAG GCCCAGGTAGTCCTTCAGGGGAAATCCAGGAGTGTGATCATAAGGGAGCTTCAGAGGACCAACCTTGATGTCAACCTTGCGGTTAACAACCTGCTAAGTCGGGATGATGAAGATGGAGACGATGGCGATGATACAGCTAGCGAGTCCTACCTCCCAGGAG AAGACTTGATGTCCCTGTTGGATGCAGACATTCACTCTGCTCATCCTAGTGTCATTATCGATGCTGATGCCATGTTCTCTGAGGATATCAGTTATTTTGGCTACCCCTCTTTTAGACGTTCTTCACTGTCACGATTGGGATCTTCTAGAG TTCTCCTTCTTCCCTTAGAACGTGACTCGGAGCTGTTACGTGAACGTGAGTCGGTATTGAGGTTGCGCGAGCGCCGATGGCTCGATGGGGCCTCGTTTGATACGGAACGAGGTTCCACGAGCCGTGATGGCGAAGCCAACCTCGATAAGAAGAGCATCCCACTCCAGAGCCCCGTCTCCCTGGGAGAAGAGCTCCAGTGGTGGCCTGAAAAG GATGGTGTAAAGTTTGTGAGCATTGGAGCCATGTTTTCAGAGTTAGTTGCCGTCAGCTCCAAAGGAGAACTCTATCAGTGGAAATGGAGTGAACCTGAGCCATACAGGAATCAACAG AATCCTTCCATTCATCATCCACGTGCATCCTTCCTGGGTCTGGTCAATGAAAAGATTACTTTCTTGTCTGCCAATAGTATCAGGGCTACTGTAGCAACAGAAACCAACAag GTTGCAACTTGGGTGGATGATACCTTGAGCACAGTGGCTTCAAAGCTTGAGCACAGCGCTCAGTACTTTTCTGAGCTTCAAGGGGAGCGCATGGTGTCACTACACTGCTGTGCACTCTACACATGTGCACAACTGGAGAACAGTCTTTATTGGTG GGGTGTTGTGCCTTTTAGTCAACGGAAGAAGATGCTTGAAAAGGCTAGAGCTAAGAACAAAAAGCCAAAGTCGGGTGCTGGCATCTCCTCCATACCCAACATCACTGTGGGAACACAG GTGTGCTTAAGAAATAACCCCCTCTACCATGCTGGTGCTGTGGCCTTTTCAGTCAGTGCTGGGATTCCCAAAGTGGGTGTCCTATTGGAGTCTGTCTGGAACATGAATGACAGCTGCAGGTTCCAGCTGCGCTCACCAGAGAGCCTCAAGAACATGGAAAAGACTACCAAGACCCAGGAAATCAA GACGGAGAGTAAACCAGAGCTGGTAAAGACTGAAATGGGCCCACCCCCCTCCCCTGCATCTACATGCAGTGATACCTCTTCCATCGCAAGCAGTGCCTCTCTCCCTTACA AGCGAAGGCGTTCTACTCCAGCccctaaagaagaagaaaaggtgAATGAAGAGCAGTGGCCTCTGAGGGAAGTGGTGTTTGTGGAAGATGTAAAAAATGTTCCAGTGGGAAAG gTTCTTAAAGTGGATGGAGCATATGTTGCTGTGAAGTTTCCAGGGACATCAAGCAACATGAGCAACCAGAGTACTGCAACACCCCCTGACTCTGACCCCTCTTCACTACTGCAGGACTGCAGACTGCTCAGAATAGATGAGCTACAG GTGGTTAAAACTGGCGGAACTCCTAAAGTTCCAGACTGTTTTCAACGAACACCTAAAAAGCTCTGCATCCCAGAAAAAGCTGAAATTCTGGCTGTGAATGTTGACTCCAAAG GAGTTCATGCAGTGCTGAAAACTGGTAACTGGGTAAGGTACTGTATCTTTGACCTGGCCTCAGGCAAAGCTGAGCAGGAGAATAACTTCCCAACCAGTAACCTGGCCTTCCTTGGGCAGAGTGAGCGCAACGTGGCCATCTTTACAGCAGGACAG GAGTCTCCAATCATCCTCCGGGATGGTAATGGTACTATCTACCCCATGGCGAAAGACTGTATGGGTGGAATACGAGATCCTGACTGGTTGGACCTGCCACCTATCAACAGCCTGGGAATGGGAGTCCACTCTTTGGTTAATCTCCCCTCCAACTCTGCCATCAAAAAGAAAGCTGCTATCATTATTATGGCTGTTGAG AAGCAGACGCTGATGCAGCATGTGCTCCGCTGTGATTATGAGGCATGCCGACAGTACCTTGTGAACCTCGAGCAGGCCTTCCTGTTAGATCAGGTCAGCCAGGCTCTCGGGGCTCTTCTCGGCCATCGATGTGATGGCAACCGCAACATCCTCCATGCCGCTGTCTCTGTCTGCTTCCCAGTCAGTAACAAGGAGACCAAAGAGGAAGAAG aagCAGAACGGTCAGAGAGGAACACATTTGCAGAGCGTTTATCTGCTGTGGAGGCAATTGCTAATGCCATCTCTGTAGTCTCAAGCAACAGTTCTGGAAACAGGACCGGCTCCTCCAGTAGCAGAGG GCTTCGTCTGAGAGAAATGATGCGGCGGTCTCTCAGAGCTGCAGGTCTTGGTCGCCATGAGTCTGGTGCATCATCTAGTGACCATCAAGACCCTGTGTCTCCTCCCATTGCTCCACCAAGCTGGGTCCCTGACCCTCCACCTATGGACCCAG ATGGTGACATTGACTTCATCTTAGCTCCAGCTGTGGGGTCACTCACCACTGCCTCTACTGGTACCAGTCAGGGACCCAGCACCTCCACAATACCAG GGCCGTCCACCGAGCCTTCGGTTGTGGAGTCTAAAGACAGAAAGGCAAATGCCCATCTTATTCTCAAGCTGATGTGCGACAGTGTTGTTCTGAGGCCACATCTACGAGAGCTTCTCTCTGCAAA GGATGCAAGAGGGATGACCCCATTTATGCTAGCAGTGAGTGGCAGAGCTTACCCAGCTGCTATCACTGTGCTCGAGGCTGCACAGAAAATGACGAAAG CAGGAGACCCTGCCATTTCAGAAAAGGAGGATGCAGATTCGGTGTTCATGGAAATGATTTGCCCTTCAGGAACCAACCCTGACGATTCGCCCCTGTACGTTCTGTGCTGTAATGACACTTGCAGTTTCACTTGGACTGGAGCAGAGCATATAAACCAG gataTTTTTGAGTGTCGGACTTGTGGCTTGCTGGAGTCCCTGTGCTGCTGTACTGAGTGTGCAAGGGTCTGTCACAAAGGACACGACTGCAA ATTAAAAAGGACATCTCCTACAGCTTACTGTGACTGTTGGGAGAAATGCAAGTGCAAAACATTAATAGCTGGGCAGAAGGCTGCTCGCCTTGATTTGCTGTACAGGTTACTTACAACCACTAATCTGGTGACCACACCAAACAGCAG GGGAGAACATATTCTACTATTCCTGGTTCAGACGGTTGCAAGGCAGAGTGTGGAGCACTGTCAGTATCGACCTCCACGCATCAGAGAGGACAGAAACCGCAAAGCTGCAAATGCAGAAG ATTCTGATATGCCAGATCATGATCTAGAACCTCCCCGTTTTGCTCAGCTGGCTCTGGAGAGGGTCCTCCAGGACTGGAATGCCCTCAAATCAATGATCATGTTTGGTTCTCAGGAAAATAAAGATCC ACTTAGTGCTAGCAGCAGAATTGCGCACCTCCTACCTGAAGAACAGGTCTACTTGAATCAACAAAGTGGCACCATTCGCCTTGACTGTTTCACACACTGCCTCATTGTCAAGTGTGCTCCTGACATCACA TTTATAGATACTTTACTGGGTACTCTGGTGAAGGAACTGCAGAACAAGTATACCCCTGGTCGGAGAGAAGAGGCAGTGAACGTCACCAGGAGGTTTCTGCGCTCTGTAGCTCGAGTATTTGTTATCCTGAGTGTGGAGATGGCCTCGTCCAAGAAGAAAAA CAACTTCATCCCCCAGCCCATTGGAAAGTGTCGGCGTGTTTTTCAAGCTCTGCTGCCGTACGCTGTGGAGGAGCTGTGTAATGTGGCAGAGTCACTGATTGTTCCTGTGCGAATGGGTATCGCTCGGCCCACAGCACCATTCACATTAGCTAGTACTAGCATTGATGCTGTACAGGGCAGTGAGGAGCTGTTTTCTGTGGAACCTCTGCCTCCGAGACCCTCGCCTGACCAGTCCAGCAG GAACCCTCAGCCTCGGCGCAGCAGCCAGTCTCAGCCTGTCAGAGGGAGAGACGAGGAGCAGGACGACATTGTATCAGCAGATGTGGAAGAG gTTGAAGTTGTAGAGGGAGTAGCAGGAGAGGAAGACCATCATGATGACCAAGAGGAGCAAGGAGAGGAAAATGCTGAAGCTGAGGGACAGCATGATGAACATGATGAGGATG gAAGTGACATGGAGTTGGATCTACTGGCAGCAGCTGAGACTGAGAGCGACAGTGAAAGTAACCACAGCAATCAGGACAACGCCAGCGGCCGCAGGAGCGTTGTCACGGCAGCAACAGCAGGCTCAGAAGCTG GTGCCAGCAGTGTCCCCGCCTTTTTTTCAGAGGATGACTCTCAGTCCAATGACTCGAGCGACtcagacagcagcagcagccaaagTGATGATGTTGACCATGAGACATTCCTTTTGGATGAGCCGCTAGAAAGGACAACCAGCGCTGCACATGCTAACAGTGCAGCCCAAGCTCCTCGCTCCATGCAGTGGGCTGTAAGAAACACTCCCAGTCAAAGAGCAACTGGAAGCGCCCCATCAAGCTCTTCAACTCCAGCAG CAAGCTCTACAGGTTTGATATACATTGACCCCACAAACCTGCGTCGCTCCAGTGCCATTAGCTCgagtgctgcagcagcagctgctgctttgGAGGCCAACAACTCCAGCAGCTACCTAACGTCTGCCAGCAGCCTTGCTCGGGCCTACAGCATCGTCATCAGGCAGATTTCTGATCTTATGAGTCTGATTCCAAAGTACAACCACCTTGTCTACTCCCAGTACCCCGCTGCTGTGAAGCTCACATACCAGGATGCTGTTAACCTGCAG aACTACGTGGAAGAAAAGCTAATACCAACTTGGAACTGGATGGTGTCCATCATGGACTCCACTGAGGCTCAGTTGCGTTATGGCTCAGCCTTGTCCTCTGCTGGAGATCCCGGCCATCCCAGTCATCCACTTCACGCTTCTCAGCACTCAGCTCGGAGGGAGCGCATGACTGCTCGAGAGGAGGCCAATCTGCGCACACTGGAGGGTCGAAG GAGAGCAGCCACTCTGCTGACAGCCCGACAAGGCATGATGTCAGCCCGGGGGGATTTTCTAAACTATGCTTTGTCACTGATGCGTTCCCACAATGACGAGCACTCTGATGTGCTTCCTGTGCTGGACGTGTGCTCTCTGAAACATGTGGCCTACGTTTTCCAGGCTCTTATCTACTGGATAAAAGCCATGAACCAGCAAACTACCCTGGACACCCCACAGATGGATAGAAAGAG GAATCGAGAGATTCTGGAACTTGGTTTGGACAATGAAGATTCAGAGCATGAAAACGACGAGGACACCAATCAAA GTTCAACATTGCAGGACAAGGATGAGGACTGTGTTCCCTCTGAGACGGGTCAAAGCCATCCTTTTTTCCGTCGCTCTGACTCCATGACCTTCTTGGGATGCATCCCACCGAATCCCTTTGACGTTCCCCTGGCAGAAGCCATTCCTCTGGCAGACCAGCCTCACCTCCTGCAG CCTAATGCCAGAAAGGAGGATCTGTTTGGTCGTCCTTCTCAGGGCTTGTATTCGTCCTCATACATGGCAACCAAAGGCCTGGCTGAGCCAAGTGTGGACAGGAACTGCCTGGAGGTAAACATGGGCTCCTCTCTACCCCCTCCATCACAG ATTCTGCCCACTAAGATGTCGTACTCAGCCAATTTAAAGAATGTCATGAGTATGGAATCAGGCCAGCGCAGCACTGTAAACCAGTTGTCAACTGAGCAGGAAATGGATAGTTCTAAACCAGGACCTTCTCCTCATGACCTCGCTGCCCAGCTAAAGAGCAGCCTTCTGGCAGAGATTGGCCTGACTGAGAGTGATGGTCCTCCTCTCCCATCATTCAG ACCTCACTGCAGTTTCATGGGGATGATGATCTCACATGACATGCTTCTGGGTCGATGGCGACTCTCATTGGAGCTCTTTGGCCGTGTCTTCATGGAGGATGTAGGTGCTGAGCCTGGATCG ATCCTCACAGAGCTGGGTGGCTTTGAGGTGAAGGAGTCCAAGTTCCGCAGAGAAATGGAAAAGCTGAGGAACCTCCAATCCCGTGATCTAGCCCTTGAGGTGGACCGTGACAGAGACCAGTTAATCCAGCAAACTATGCGCCAGTTAAACACACACTTTGGAAGGCGCTGTACCACAACACCCATGGCTGTACATCGGGTGAAGGTCACCTTCAAAGATGAGCCTGGCGAGGGCAGCGGAGTGGCCCGAAGCTTCTACACAGCCATCGCCTTGGCCCTCCTCTCCAACGACAAGCTGCCCAACCTGGACTGTGTTCAGAGTGTCAGCAAGGGCATGCAGGCCAGCAGTACGTGTCATCACGATTACCATTCAA ACTTAATGCAACGTCTAAGGAACAGGGATCGGGAAAGGGAACGTAGAAGTGGAGGCCTTCGAGCAGGTTCTCGAAGAGACAGAGACAG agatTCGCGTAGACAGCTGTCAATAGATACCAGGCCTTTTAGGCCGTCATCAGAAGGAAACCCCAGTGACGAGCCTGACCCTCTGCCCGTGCACAGGCAAGCACTCGGAGAACGGCTTTATCCACGAGTTCATGCAATGCAACCG GCATTTGCCAGTAAAATCACGGGCATGTTACTGGAGCTTTCTCCTGCCCAGCTTCTGCTTTTGCTGGCCAGTGAAGACTCTTTAAGAGCCAGAGTTGAAGAGGCCATGGAGCTTCTTATCGCACATGGAAG GGAAAATGGAGCAGACAGTATACTGGACCTGGGACTTCCTGAGGCTCCCGAGAAAGCACAA CAACAGGAGAATCGGAAACGTCATGGTTCAACACGAAGTGTGGTGGACATGGAACTGGATGACCCAGACGATGGAGACGACAATGCTCCTCTTTTTTACCAGCCAGGCAAACGAGGCTTCTACTCTCCTCGACCAGGCAAAAATACGGAGGCCAGACTGAACTGTTTCAGAAACATTGGCAG AATACTGGGTTTGTGTCTGCTCCAGAATGAGCTTTGTCCAATCACCTTAAACAGACATGTAATCAAAGTACTACTCGGAAGGAAG GTGAACTGGCATGATTTTGCTTTCTTCGACCCGGTCATGTACGAGAGCCTCCGGCAGCTGATCCGTCATTCCCAGGCAGGGGAAGCAGATGCAGTGTTTGCTGCTATGGACTTGGCCTTCGCCATCGACCTCTGCAAAGAAGAAGGAGCTGGACAA GTGGAGCTTTTGTCTGGTGGTGTCAACATGCCAGTAACGCCTCTCAATGTTTACGAGTATGTGAGGAAGTATGCTGAGCACAGGATGCTGGTGGTGGCAGAGCAACCTCTCCAT GCCATGAGGAAAGGTTTGCTTGATGTACTTCCTAAAAACGCCCTGGAGGACCTGACGGCCGAGGACTTCAGGCTACTGGTTAACGGCTGTGGGGAAGTCAATGTCCAGATGCTGATTAGCTTCACCTCTTTCAATGATGAATCTG GGGAAAATGCAGACAAGCTGCTCCAGTTCAAACGCTGGTTTTGGTCCATCGTGGAGAAGATGAGTATGACTGAGAGGCAAGACTTG GTGTACTTCTGGACCTCCAGTCCATCTCTTCCAGCCAGCGAGGAGGGCTTCCA